One stretch of Pandoraea oxalativorans DNA includes these proteins:
- the istB gene encoding IS21-like element helper ATPase IstB, with product MNAPAHDNGRLALMLNELRLPTIGRLWPEFVERSDKEGWPATRLLGALLEHELAERAKRRIERHRTESHLDPTKTLATFDFGMVPMVSKAHVTALATGESWLEKGATILLFGPPGGGKSHLGSALGHALIDAGYRVLFTRTAELVQKLQAARQSLQLPSALAKLDRFDLIILDDLSYARKDQAETSVLFELIAERYERKSLLITANQPFSGWNDVFPDPGMTIAAIDRLVHHSTIFELNVESYRRRKASDKQSARRRQLPNDNCEGGTTTMAS from the coding sequence ATGAACGCCCCTGCCCACGACAACGGCCGTCTGGCCCTGATGTTGAACGAGTTACGCCTGCCGACGATCGGCAGGCTATGGCCCGAGTTCGTTGAGCGCTCTGACAAGGAAGGCTGGCCCGCTACGCGATTGCTTGGGGCGCTGCTTGAGCACGAACTGGCCGAACGCGCCAAACGACGCATTGAGCGGCACCGTACCGAGTCGCATCTGGACCCGACGAAGACGCTTGCTACCTTCGACTTCGGCATGGTGCCGATGGTCTCGAAGGCGCATGTTACGGCGCTGGCCACCGGAGAATCCTGGCTGGAGAAAGGCGCCACAATTCTCCTGTTCGGCCCGCCGGGCGGCGGCAAGAGTCATTTGGGCTCAGCCCTCGGTCATGCGTTGATCGACGCCGGTTATCGCGTGCTGTTCACGCGCACCGCTGAACTTGTCCAGAAGCTCCAGGCCGCGCGCCAAAGCCTGCAACTGCCGTCCGCGCTCGCGAAGCTCGATCGCTTCGATCTCATCATCCTGGATGACCTGTCATACGCTCGCAAGGACCAGGCCGAAACCAGCGTGCTGTTCGAGCTGATCGCCGAGAGATATGAGCGCAAAAGCCTGCTGATTACGGCCAACCAGCCCTTCTCTGGATGGAACGATGTCTTCCCTGATCCGGGCATGACGATCGCCGCTATCGACCGGCTCGTCCATCACTCGACGATCTTCGAGCTCAACGTCGAAAGCTATCGCCGTCGTAAGGCCAGCGACAAACAAAGCGCCCGCCGGCGTCAATTACCTAACGACAATTGCGAAGGAGGAACGACAACTATGGCCTCTTAA
- a CDS encoding IS3 family transposase: MYSYQERVRAVELYLKLGKRSKATIRQLGYPTKNSLKAWCNEFEKIGDLQRGYVRVKPKYSEEQKNVALEHYVNHGRCFAFTLRTLGYPCRQILTEWVRERYPETRKCVVGKAGRPTASLVSKQAAVYELCTREGSAEAVARKLDVDRVTLYNWKNQLLGREAPASMKRDKGSPAETDRDELERQVEALQRKIRNLQLEQDLLKKANELLKKDLGVDLQLLSNREKTTLVDALREQYVLAELLEQLDLARSSYFYHRSPMRVADKYAEVRRTVAEIFEDNHRSYGYRRVQAALSRQRVFLSEKVVRRLMKQGGLYAARPKRRRYRSYVGEISPAPDNIINRDFHATAPNEKWLTDISEFQIPAGKVYLSPMIDCFDGMVVSWSIGTSPDAELVNTMLDAAIETVTEDDEKPIVHSDRGGHYRWPGWLSRVAKANLIRSMSRKACSPDNAACEGFFGRLKTEMFYPGDWRSTTIVQFVEALNAYIRWYNEKRIKGSLGYLSPIEYRESLGLTT, encoded by the coding sequence ATGTATTCATACCAAGAACGCGTTCGGGCGGTCGAGCTGTACCTGAAACTCGGGAAGCGCAGCAAAGCGACCATTCGCCAGTTGGGTTACCCGACGAAGAATTCTCTCAAGGCGTGGTGTAACGAATTCGAGAAGATTGGCGATCTGCAGAGGGGGTATGTTCGCGTAAAGCCGAAGTACTCAGAAGAACAGAAGAACGTAGCACTCGAGCATTACGTCAACCACGGGCGCTGCTTCGCCTTCACCCTCAGGACATTGGGCTATCCCTGTCGCCAGATACTAACGGAGTGGGTTCGCGAGCGCTATCCGGAAACCAGGAAATGCGTGGTTGGCAAGGCCGGTCGACCAACTGCTTCATTGGTGTCCAAGCAGGCTGCGGTGTACGAACTGTGCACACGGGAAGGAAGTGCAGAGGCGGTGGCCCGAAAGCTGGACGTCGACAGGGTGACGCTGTACAACTGGAAGAACCAGTTACTCGGCCGAGAGGCTCCTGCATCCATGAAACGCGACAAAGGCTCGCCCGCAGAGACAGATCGGGACGAACTGGAACGGCAGGTCGAAGCGCTCCAGCGCAAAATTCGCAATCTGCAGCTTGAACAGGACCTGTTGAAGAAGGCGAATGAACTCCTAAAAAAAGACCTGGGCGTCGACCTGCAACTCCTGAGCAACCGGGAGAAGACGACGCTGGTTGACGCCCTGAGAGAGCAGTACGTTTTGGCTGAGCTGCTTGAGCAGCTGGACTTGGCGCGCAGCTCCTATTTCTACCATCGGTCGCCCATGCGGGTTGCCGACAAATATGCCGAAGTTCGTCGTACCGTTGCGGAAATCTTCGAGGACAATCACCGATCCTACGGCTATCGTCGGGTGCAGGCAGCGCTCAGCAGACAACGCGTGTTTCTATCGGAGAAAGTCGTGCGTCGCCTCATGAAACAAGGCGGCCTCTACGCGGCGAGGCCCAAGCGGCGCCGATATCGTTCTTATGTCGGGGAAATTAGCCCTGCCCCAGATAACATCATCAATCGCGATTTCCACGCTACCGCCCCCAACGAAAAGTGGCTGACGGATATCTCCGAGTTCCAGATCCCGGCCGGGAAGGTATATCTATCGCCGATGATCGACTGCTTCGATGGCATGGTAGTCAGTTGGTCGATTGGCACAAGCCCCGACGCCGAGCTCGTGAATACCATGTTAGATGCGGCTATCGAGACCGTGACCGAGGACGATGAGAAGCCGATCGTACATTCCGATCGGGGTGGCCACTACCGTTGGCCTGGCTGGCTATCGCGAGTTGCAAAGGCTAATCTGATCCGATCCATGTCGCGTAAAGCCTGCTCACCAGACAATGCGGCCTGTGAGGGATTCTTCGGAAGGCTGAAGACCGAAATGTTCTATCCAGGGGACTGGCGTTCGACGACCATCGTGCAATTCGTAGAGGCACTGAACGCCTACATTCGCTGGTACAACGAAAAGCGGATCAAGGGCTCCCTTGGCTATCTCAGCCCCATCGAGTACCGTGAAAGCCTCGGGTTAACGACGTAA
- a CDS encoding M20 aminoacylase family protein → MKLIPEIDAARGEIQTIRRDIHAHPELCFEEKRTSDVVADTLTQWGIPIHRGLGKTGLVGIIKNGSSDRAIGLRADMDALPIHEANTFEHASRHEGKMHACGHDGHTAMLLAAAQYLQKHRNFDGTVYLIFQPAEEGGGGAREMIKDGLFERFPMQAVFGMHNWPGVPTGTFAVTPGPMMASSNEFKISIRGKGTHAGIPNAGIDPVIAAVQVAQALQSIITRNKRPIDAAVLSITQIHAGDTTNVVPDLAWLGGTIRTFSIEVLDLIETRLREVSEFVAKGLGCTAEIEFHRNYPPTINEPGMAALCADVMRQVVGDENVNDKVEPTMGAEDFSFMLLEKPGAYVFIGNGDGTHRDSGHGLGPCNLHNASYDFNDDLLPLGGTYWVKLVETYFERNK, encoded by the coding sequence ATGAAGCTCATTCCAGAAATCGACGCCGCTCGCGGCGAAATCCAGACCATCCGACGCGACATCCACGCGCACCCCGAGCTGTGCTTCGAAGAGAAACGCACCTCCGACGTCGTCGCCGACACGTTGACCCAATGGGGCATCCCGATTCATCGTGGCCTTGGCAAGACCGGCCTCGTCGGCATCATCAAGAATGGCAGCAGCGACCGCGCGATCGGTCTGCGCGCCGACATGGACGCACTCCCGATTCACGAAGCCAATACCTTCGAACATGCCTCGCGGCATGAAGGGAAGATGCACGCCTGCGGGCATGACGGACACACCGCCATGCTGCTTGCTGCGGCGCAATATCTGCAGAAACACCGGAATTTCGACGGCACGGTCTACCTGATTTTCCAACCAGCGGAGGAAGGCGGTGGCGGTGCCCGCGAGATGATCAAGGACGGGTTGTTCGAACGGTTTCCGATGCAGGCAGTGTTCGGCATGCACAATTGGCCAGGCGTACCGACGGGCACCTTCGCCGTCACGCCTGGGCCGATGATGGCTTCGAGCAACGAATTCAAGATTTCGATTCGCGGCAAGGGTACGCATGCCGGTATTCCGAACGCAGGGATCGATCCGGTGATTGCGGCCGTCCAGGTCGCTCAGGCGCTACAGAGCATCATTACTCGAAATAAGCGCCCGATTGACGCGGCAGTACTCTCGATCACGCAAATCCACGCTGGCGATACGACGAACGTTGTTCCTGATTTGGCATGGCTTGGCGGTACGATTCGCACGTTCTCGATCGAGGTCCTCGATCTGATCGAGACGCGACTTCGCGAGGTTTCCGAGTTTGTGGCCAAGGGGCTCGGTTGCACGGCCGAAATCGAGTTTCACCGCAACTACCCACCGACCATTAACGAGCCGGGCATGGCTGCGCTGTGTGCCGATGTGATGCGGCAAGTGGTGGGCGACGAGAACGTCAATGACAAGGTCGAGCCCACGATGGGCGCGGAAGATTTCTCGTTCATGCTGCTCGAGAAACCGGGTGCCTACGTTTTCATCGGGAATGGGGATGGGACGCACCGGGACAGCGGCCACGGCCTCGGTCCTTGCAACCTTCACAATGCCAGCTATGACTTCAACGATGATCTGCTGCCGCTCGGTGGCACCTATTGGGTCAAGCTGGTCGAGACGTATTTCGAGCGCAATAAATGA
- a CDS encoding DUF3047 domain-containing protein: MSFSAAIAIGGIGGCASQDVSIAHASASTALPHHEEIAPLSAAVDAEGLPPHWETYLVTRNERLTHYEQTTDSEGIAVIRATVDGSASGIAQKLDIPVYPGGKLTWRWRADGMPVDADIRTKRYDDAPLRIALAFDGDAGKLSMQDHMHRELARMVSGRELPFATLMYTWGDEKLAVNDVAPNPYAARIRSVVVETGTSNLGQWLTYSRDIAKDYEKAFGEPPGRLIGIAIMSDGDNTQSKFTAWYGDIHLDTDGIPTTTAAK; the protein is encoded by the coding sequence GTGAGCTTTAGTGCTGCCATCGCGATCGGCGGTATTGGTGGATGTGCGTCGCAAGACGTGTCGATCGCGCATGCTTCAGCTTCGACGGCGTTGCCTCATCATGAGGAAATCGCACCGCTCTCCGCGGCTGTTGATGCCGAAGGCCTTCCTCCGCATTGGGAAACATATCTTGTCACTCGCAACGAGCGCCTGACGCACTATGAGCAGACTACGGATAGCGAAGGCATCGCAGTGATTCGTGCAACCGTTGACGGTTCGGCGTCCGGCATTGCACAGAAGCTCGATATTCCCGTATATCCCGGTGGGAAGCTGACGTGGCGTTGGCGCGCGGATGGCATGCCGGTCGACGCGGACATCCGTACGAAGCGATACGATGATGCACCGCTGCGCATTGCGCTCGCCTTTGACGGCGACGCAGGCAAACTCTCGATGCAAGATCACATGCACCGTGAGTTGGCCCGAATGGTCAGCGGCCGGGAGTTGCCGTTCGCGACGCTGATGTACACGTGGGGTGACGAAAAACTCGCCGTGAATGACGTGGCGCCTAATCCCTACGCCGCCCGCATCCGTTCCGTCGTCGTCGAGACGGGGACGAGCAACCTCGGCCAGTGGCTGACATATTCCCGGGATATCGCGAAGGATTACGAAAAAGCGTTTGGTGAACCGCCAGGCCGCCTAATCGGCATCGCCATCATGAGTGACGGCGATAATACGCAGTCCAAGTTCACCGCATGGTACGGCGACATCCACCTGGACACAGACGGCATTCCCACGACGACGGCAGCAAAATAG